DNA from Dehalococcoidales bacterium:
ATTATAGCCCCGGCGGCGATATTACAGCCGCCGGCAATCATAACGGGCGGGTGAATCTCCGCCTTCGGGTCAATGTAGCTTTCGCCTTCATTAAAGATTTCGTTACCCCGCTGTATCAGCAGGTCCTGGTTGGCCTTCAGGTACTTCTGCGGGTCACCGATATCTATCCAGTAAGCCTCCGAGGGGAAGGCGAGAACGGGCGCCCCAATTTCGAGGAGCCTGGGGAAGAGGTCGGTCTCAAACATTGAGGCGGTAGCCGGCGGAACGTGCTGGAGGACATCCGGCTCCAGAATATAAATACCGGCATTAATCAGGTTGGTGGTCACCTTATCCCAGCTAGGCTTCTCCACGAAGCGCTTCACCATACCGTTCTTGTCCTGTTCCACGACGCCGTAGATAGTAGGGTTGTCAACCGGAGTTAAGGCGATGGTGGCCTTGGGCGAGACATCCTGATGACGGCGCATCATTTCGCCCAGGTCAATACCGGTCAGCATATCACCGTTAAAGACAAAGAAACGCTCATCAAGGAAAGCCTCCGCGTTCTTCACCGCCCCCGAGGTGCCCAGCGGCGTTTCCTCCACTGCGTAGTTGATGTTAACCCCAAGCTTTGAACCGTCCCCGAGACCTTCCTTGATAGCCTCGGGAAGGTAGTTAATCGCCAGAACAAAGTCGGTAACGCCATGCTTGGCCGCATTCAATATAACATGCTCCAGCAAAGGCCGGTTTAACACCGGCACCATGGGCTTGGGGGTGCCACAGGACAGAGGACGTAACCGCGTGCCCTGCCCACCGACCAGAATTACCGCTTTCATGTGCTCCTCCCCCGGGCAATACCAATCCGGATTTCAGCCTTTGCCGTATATCCTAATCTTAATTCTTAACGTATGGTACCGGCAATGTCAAGCTCCGATTATCGTTAAAATAGCTTCCCGCCAGCCTGGGTTTTCAGGTTAAGTACTGTCTTTATAGATATTAAGTAAGACTACCTATAGCTGGAGAAGTATGATGCTGATAGACTGGAAAGAGCATCATAATGCCCTGGAGAATATTGTGGGCACGAGAATCTATGGGACTGGAGGACATGTATGAGCAAGAGAATATTGATAGTGGGTTCCGGAGTGGTTGGCGAGGCGACGGGGACAGTCCTTGCGCAGCATGGGTTTGATATCTTTTTTACCGATGTCAGCGCCGGAGTGGTCAACCGGCTGCGCGAAAAGGGGTATCAGTCATTCGAGACCAGGGAGCTGGACCATGCCGACGTAGACATGTACATGCTGTCAGTACCTACCTATCCGCTGGACCTGTGCCATGACCAGGCTGAAGCCGAGAGACTTGAGAAATCAATGAGTCCTATCGAATGGTGTGATGTGGGCATTGACTTTACCAAATCAGCGGCGGCCACAATCGGTAAATGGCTGGCAGCCGCTGACCAGTACCAGGTGGTGGTTATCAGGAGCGCCGTCCTGCCCGGCACGACCGAAGATATGGTAATTCCTATTCTCCAGGAGCAATCAGGAAAGAGAGCCGGCGTTGACTTTGGCGTCTGCGTGAACCCTGAGTACCTCCGTGAGAGGGTAGCCATCCAGGACATCGCCAGCCCCTGGGTTAACGTTATCGGGGAACTGGACAAGAGGTCCGGCGACCCCTTGCAGGAGGTCTATGCCTGGTCGACGGCCCCGCTGTACCGGATTACCATAAAAGAAGCGGAGATGCAGAAGTTCATCCATAACCTTATCAATGCTACCAAGATTTCATTCTTCAATGAGATGAGGTTGATCTGCGAGCGTATCGGTGTGGATGCTGAAACGGTAATCCCAATCGTAGCTAGAAGCGCTGAGGCGCTGTGGAACCCTGAGTACGGCACCAAAGACTACGGGCCCTTCGGTGGAAAGTGCCTGCCCAAAGACACCGTTGCTTTCGTTGCCTGGGCACAGCGGAGTGGTTGGGAAGCCCGCATGGTAAAGGCGGCAATCGAAGTGAATGATATCTATGAGAAAAAACTTCAAGAACTCCCCGCGAGTATGTAATTGTAATATTATAATATAGAAAAGAGCCGCAAGCTGTGGAAGATATTACCTCGCTATTACTCTTCTATCTGCCGCTGGGCCTAGTCGGCCTCTGGCGGTGGGGAACCTGGATGACGAGGCGGGCTATTGGCTGGTTCTACCGCCGGGATAACCATAGCTATAGCGCCACCGTCTCGGTAGTGACCCCGGTCTATGCCGAAAAACCCGCGGTGTTCCGCATGGCGCTGGAATCATGGAAAGCCAATAATCCCGCCGAGATAATCGCTGTTATTGACCATACGGACAAGGATTGCATCCAGGAATTCCAGTCATTCAGCCAGGAGTTCGCCGGCGCCCGGCTTATTATCACCGAGAAGCCCGGGAAGAGGCCCGCCCTGGCTGATGGCATCAGGGCAGCCTCCGGGGAGATTGTCGCGCTGGTAGATAGTGATACGATATGGAGCACCTCTGTCCTGGAGGAAGGCCTGCGACCTTTCGCTGATCCGGCGGTAGGCGGGGTGGCGACCCGGCAGAATGTGCTCGACCCCCGGTCAATAGCCCAGAATATCTTCGATATTCAGCTTGACCTGCGTTTCTACGATGATATGATGCCGGCGGCGGTAATGGGGGACGCTTTTACCGTTCTGTCCGGAAGAACCGCCTTTTACCGCCGTCAGGCAGTGCTGCCTATGCTCGATGACCTGGTCAATGAAAAATTCTGGGG
Protein-coding regions in this window:
- a CDS encoding NDP-sugar synthase — its product is MKAVILVGGQGTRLRPLSCGTPKPMVPVLNRPLLEHVILNAAKHGVTDFVLAINYLPEAIKEGLGDGSKLGVNINYAVEETPLGTSGAVKNAEAFLDERFFVFNGDMLTGIDLGEMMRRHQDVSPKATIALTPVDNPTIYGVVEQDKNGMVKRFVEKPSWDKVTTNLINAGIYILEPDVLQHVPPATASMFETDLFPRLLEIGAPVLAFPSEAYWIDIGDPQKYLKANQDLLIQRGNEIFNEGESYIDPKAEIHPPVMIAGGCNIAAGAIIRGPSVIGPGCSIGENTIIEGSVLWEGARVCSQSHLKSCVIGYHCDIQEDCYLENCILGDYVTIGRGTREWEARIPPKSFLPPRV
- a CDS encoding glycosyltransferase codes for the protein MEDITSLLLFYLPLGLVGLWRWGTWMTRRAIGWFYRRDNHSYSATVSVVTPVYAEKPAVFRMALESWKANNPAEIIAVIDHTDKDCIQEFQSFSQEFAGARLIITEKPGKRPALADGIRAASGEIVALVDSDTIWSTSVLEEGLRPFADPAVGGVATRQNVLDPRSIAQNIFDIQLDLRFYDDMMPAAVMGDAFTVLSGRTAFYRRQAVLPMLDDLVNEKFWGKQCIGGDDKRLTYLTEAAGWKTRYQHTAQVYTPGAPDIATLFKQRTRWARNTWRADLRAMWQGWIWKHKFLSFILIDRIISNFTLLLSLSYFFVSLFFQLWLPAAILVAWWMVSRGVRISPNLLRRPSNIRLIPVYVATNFAMAIVRIYALLTLNRQDWMTRGARKRAGNFGLVLARVGTACILALLMLGVYFYRF